The Pan troglodytes isolate AG18354 chromosome 1, NHGRI_mPanTro3-v2.0_pri, whole genome shotgun sequence genome includes a region encoding these proteins:
- the MGAT4E gene encoding alpha-1,3-mannosyl-glycoprotein 4-beta-N-acetylglucosaminyltransferase-like protein MGAT4E precursor, translating to MGSHWGVKFVLFMKGYICLPLSMPPEASYNSRKDPRPLEDWQNLTFKYMEKIQKRRKTWLTVGISSVQQGDGSSLLYTLVSLFRVSSKAEQKRLTVLVHLADSDLTWLRETLAHISSLFSPQILKGQLLLIHASSDAYPTVESIRDEAFHGEFYSKQNVDHAFLMSFATKLSDYFLLIEDNVFFAPNFVTHIHSRVTTMKSNSWVLMEFSNMGFLGKLFHSRDLPLLAHFLLLFYKEKPLDSLISHFHTLLVQESPILCRPFLFYRRVSYTAFDHKQKATALQKKNADGPNNPPGAVFTDMQLSDVHFPWEAYTLDESFFWTHNISVGNHLTVILNHPANLSRVQVMTGSIVDGRYALEKGQVELGYQPEGVPQHCTSFALLGHLSEGQMDQKILLKGMGYHVSCVRLVVKAGQAGGLMIRHIYLWEKNDK from the exons ATGGGAAGCCACTGGGGtgtaaaatttgttctttttatgaaaGGATATATATGTTTGCCCTTGTCAATGCCCCCGGAGGCCAGTTATAACAGCCGGAAGGACCCAAGACCACTAGAAGACTGGCAGAACCTCACCttcaaatatatggaaaaaatccagaagagaagaaaga CATGGCTGACAGTGGGGATCTCATCAGTGCAGCAAGGGGATGGAAGCAGCCTCTTGTACACATTGGTCTCCCTGTTCCGTGTTTCTTCTAAGGCTGAGCAGAAACGTCTCACGGTGCTGGTCCACCTGGCAGATTCTGACCTCACCTGGCTCAGAGAAACTCTTGCCCATATTTCAAGCCTCTTCAGCCCACAGATCTTGAAAGGGCAGTTGCTACTGATCCATGCTTCATCCGATGCCTACCCCACTGTGGAGAGCATCAGGGATGAGGCCTTTCATGGCGAATTCTACTCCAAGCAGAACGTAGATCATGCCTTCCTCATGAGCTTTGCCACAAAGTTATCTGATTACTTCCTGTTAATAGAGGACAATGTCTTTTTTGCCCCCAACTTTGTCACCCACATTCATTCAAGGGTGACCACCATGAAGTCCAACTCGTGGGTGCTAATGGAGTTCTCCAATATGGGCTTCCTTGGCAAACTCTTCCACAGCAGGGACCTCCCACTCCTGGcccatttcctccttctcttctacaAGGAGAAACCCCTTGACAGCCTGATTTCTCATTTCCATACGCTCCTGGTCCAGGAAAGCCCAATCCTCTGCAGACCTTTCCTATTCTACCGCAGGGTCTCCTACACTGCCTTTGATCACAAGCAGAAGGCCACAGCACTTCAGAAAAAGAATGCCGATGGTCCCAACAACCCGCCTGGAGCTGTCTTCACTGATATGCAGCTTTCCGATGTGCATTTCCCCTGGGAGGCCTACACTCTGGATGAGTCATTCTTTTGGACACACAACATTAGTGTAGGAAACCACCTGACGGTGATTCTGAACCATCCAGCAAACCTGAGCAGGGTGCAAGTGATGACGGGCTCCATTGTGGATGGGAGGTACGCCCTGGAGAAGGGGCAGGTGGAGCTGGGCTACCAACCTGAGGGGGTGCCGCAGCACTGCACCAGCTTCGCCTTGCTGGGACATCTTTCGGAGGGGCAGATGGATCAGAAGATACTTCTGAAAGGTATGGGGTACCACGTGAGCTGTGTGAGGCTGGTGGTGAAAGCTGGTCAGGCTGGGGGGCTCATGATCAGGCATATCTACCTCTGGGAGAAAAATGACAAATAG